The Rhododendron vialii isolate Sample 1 chromosome 1a, ASM3025357v1 region acggcaggggggtcccttggtattgtcggataaaggaggggagggcagtgtcatttcagaaacctcaggggaggtttctgttcgtgtcagaaacctcaggggaggtcagtgaaatttgccctaaaaCATAGGTTCTTATtgagtaaaaaataagtacatattttatTAGTGAAACGGGCTGTCGATGGGCTCGTGCTTTTTTTCCGAGGTAATTATCCATGTGCAACTGTCCCAATGTGCACACGCACAAGTCTCCTTATTTGGGGAGTACTCTTATCGCTAGGAGCATCCTACTAAATACAGTATTTAACCGAGAGTAAATAGAGTCCGGCCCATTATGATTATGTTTTATTGGTGAAATAAGAATTATAGTCGTATGTGGTATATGGTGACTGCCTGACTGATGGTTGCAGGATTTCAAGAATAGCAAATATTTCATAATCATTATAGTATTGTTGCGCCTGGAATTTTTCCTCGCATTCACCGGCCCTTATCTCGGGTAGAAGATAAGGTCTACGTGGAATTATAATTAGATAATTTTGTGCgcaatgaattttattttttatatatatatatatatatacgtatgTTGATTATGCAGGCCTGAGTCCGTGGGCCATAGGGCGAGAGTGTTGGTGGACCCATGTTGGATAGCTTTTAAAATTAGTTAAAGATTTATTTTTATAGCACATAGTTATAATTAGGATTGTGGTTAAGTAGAAGGGCTTAAGAGAGAGTGCTAGTAAGTAGAGGGGGTTGGGGTAATATGTTTACTTATATATTTAAGTGGTTCGGGGGAGAGcagatctttttcttttgggtgccgctattcgcagccctttattttctcctgtagcccactacatttcggtaaatggttgttgaaaatcataaataacatttcagtaaattgctgttgaaaacaagattatatttcggtaactacatgtcgaaaatatgttcaactttcggtaaacaactgccgaacatgcattttcggtaaatatctgttgaaaaaaatattatatttcgataattggatgctgaaaatatatctcaatttcggtaactaactgtcgagtataattgaaaatttttaacgggttatgagagtaaatagagggttgcgaatagcagcaccctttcttttgggaaaatgacggctcaggacgtcttttgataattaatactcgtcaagaacaagctaagaacatttgttaatgctaaaaatatcctTGGCTGGTATTAATTACagtatcaaaacacgtccttagccgtcattttcccttttctttttctttttagttttttggaaaaagacaaattttataAATGGACCAAGCCCAAAAAACCAAGGAAATAGTCTTGGGACAAAAATTACAAGACTCTAGCCAAAACTTTGGCCACCTGATAGCCTAACTGCTCACAACGAAAAGAAAGGCAACAAAACACCAAACCCTTCTAACTTTCTACTCTGAATTGGATCCCCCAATCTTGGCAAACAACAGCATCAAATTCTGAATGTATGGACAACTTCAAAGATACCAAACAGGCCCTGATCTCTTCCTCAAATCTCTTAACTAGGGTGTAGGAACCTAATCCAACTTGTTTGAATATTTgaggatttttcttttcttttcttcttcctgcgtcttctcctctctctcttttaactCTGCACAAACCCTCATGGTTCAAACGATTGAAGGCTAAGGCTCAAAAATTTCgcaaaaagacaagaagaagaCGTGATCTACGGACAAAGGGCTATGCATCTATCCGAACAAAATCTCAAtcaatcaaattttaaaatttcaacatTTTGGGAGTTTTCCTCTTTGAGGTAGGATATATGCTAAATGATTAAATATGGGTGTGTATATGCCTTGGTGTGCACTTAATTCTAGTTTATGGTAGAGTAATCAAATTATAAGCCAAGCCCTAGTTTATATGTTCGAGATTGTGTGTTATACATGATTTTTGCGAgggattttgttttgttattcaTGGTTAGGGTTGAGATTTTACTGCTTTTGGCATATTTGGTCTTCATTAGTATTGGGTTCACATTCTAAGGGACCAAAATTGTGACTTTTAAGTTACACGAGAACATGAGCTAGTTTACGCACACCATCTGTTTGATGAAAAGATAGTAACTTAAATGGgcaatttttgttttataaCAGGTGGATTATTTTTACCTTATGCAATTAGTAGGCTAAGGAAAGGGACTTGTTGATATATGATTTTGTATACTTGTTACATATATGTGagttgttttgaataatttttgtgtTTGTAGAAACTAGATTGAGTATATTTTACATTTGATGAAATTGACGGATTTGGGTGAGTATTCCAGGAATTTTAGTTGATTTGGGCTTTAAGGCCAAgtatttgagatattttggaATATGATAGTTTTGTGATTTTGAGGTAGGTCACCGGAAAACTTGGCTCAATTCTGACGCCTTCGGTGAAAGTCTGTAAACCTACTTGGGTCAATTGTGACGCCGTTGGTGAAAATCCGTAAACCTACTTGGGTCAATTATGACGCCGTCGGTGAAAATCCGTAAACCTACTTGAGGTATGTAGTCAATTGATGttgctcttcttcttgttctaaTTTTCATCCCACTTTCTGCACTTTTCTGCCATCTAGTATTTGTTGCAATTCATTTATACCTGTTCCACTAAATCCATGGAGAAATCATgatgaccggaaccctaacacCATGACGGTCGAATTGAAAGTTATATGGCTCGGGGCCCACGATGCCATCAGGACTCGGAACTCCAGTGACAGGTGTTGGCATGTGATCGAAGAATCCGCCATGCTCGTCGTACATAATGATGAATAACATTTCGTTCCACTGGGGAGTTGATCTTAGCGCTTCATAAACTTCCTTGACGAATTTCTGGCCCTGAGACACATCATGCGAAGGGTGGTCATCATTACCGGGAAGGATTTTCAAGTCATAGCACCTCTGTTCAACAACAACGTAGTTTGGTTGCTTCCCCTCTTTGCAATGATTCTTGAAGTCTATATCGAACGGGTGAAAGTTCTTAATGTACTTCAGTTTTCTAAGGTTCCTgcgaacaaaaacaaaatcgttttttattacaaaaatggATGAAAAGATAGGCTAGCTACTTCACACATCGATCGATACAGGAGTATTGCTATTAACACTACATACCCAACTAAAAAGGATCCAACCCACCTATGTCCTGCTCAAGCTAAGGTCTCACTGCATGCTATAGGCACAAAATAGTATGCTTAGTACCACCGAGTGATTATGAAGACTCGAAGTCTTGAACCCAAGAATTAAGCGAGAAAACTGCAAGTACTTACCCCATTGAACAAACTACTTTAATTGGTTgggaacaaaaacaaatcatttgTACCATAATGAAAGTATAAATATTGGACAATTGAAGAGGTATGTTAACAAGCCATGGAAATAACTTGATGAGCTAGATTACCTCCTCCCTTTTTCACCATACATACAGGCACAAGCCTACACCAAACACACGTGCGCGCACAAAACGAACAAAAGAACTGCATGTTGAGAAACCATGGCAATAACTTGTTGGCATAATATTACCCTTTTGTTTTCTCCTAGGTGGAGTTCTCTGAATAATTActggttgttttttgttttttttactctCGACAAGATAAATATC contains the following coding sequences:
- the LOC131329085 gene encoding non-specific phospholipase C4-like; this encodes MSGFAQNAERFLKGMSIDDVDERVRPKRRACLEGAESGYSFGIYYQYPPSPLFHRNLRKLKYIKNFHPFDIDFKNHCKEGKQPNYVVVEQRCYDLKILPGNDDHPSHDVSQGQKFVKEVYEALRSTPQWNEMLFIIMYDEHGGFFDHMPTPVTGVPSPDGIVGPEPYNFQFDRHGVRVPVIMISPWI